A single genomic interval of Candidatus Bipolaricaulota bacterium harbors:
- a CDS encoding acetate/propionate family kinase, protein MGNLILIINAGSSSVKFKLFDQNLKKLHAGIVEQISGQSFCDFDGHKTIVKIKNHHEAITAVFLFLTSKKIDLSSMKKVGHRYVHGGEKFYKPLLVNSKNIKELEKLNDLAPLHNPHNLAGIKAVIKLLPQAKNYACFDTAFFHDLPDRTKYYPLPMKLTEKMNIRRYGFHGLSHQFVAENSSKRLNKKLSRLNLITCHLGSGCSISAIQNGKPIDTSMGFTPLEGLMMATRSGDIDPAIVFHLNKKGYKLPAIEKMLNFESGFYGVSGFKDMREILASEKKPAKLALDMFVYRIKKYIGAYAAVLGKVDAIAFTAGIGERSGQIRKLIISGLPIKAKVLVVPANEELMMAKLIC, encoded by the coding sequence ATGGGAAATTTGATATTAATAATCAATGCCGGTTCCTCCAGTGTAAAATTCAAATTGTTTGATCAAAATTTAAAGAAGCTTCATGCAGGGATAGTGGAGCAAATTAGCGGTCAATCGTTTTGCGACTTTGACGGCCATAAGACTATAGTTAAAATAAAAAATCATCATGAGGCGATTACCGCTGTTTTTTTGTTTTTGACATCGAAAAAAATCGATCTTTCATCCATGAAAAAAGTCGGACACCGTTATGTTCATGGCGGAGAAAAGTTTTATAAACCGCTTTTGGTCAATTCAAAAAATATTAAGGAATTGGAAAAATTAAACGACTTGGCTCCGCTTCATAATCCGCATAATTTGGCAGGAATTAAGGCGGTTATAAAGCTGTTGCCACAAGCTAAAAACTACGCCTGCTTTGACACCGCCTTTTTTCATGATTTGCCCGATCGGACAAAGTATTATCCTTTACCGATGAAGCTGACGGAAAAAATGAACATCAGACGTTACGGATTTCATGGATTATCTCATCAGTTTGTGGCTGAAAACAGCTCAAAAAGACTGAATAAAAAATTAAGTCGGCTGAATTTGATAACCTGCCATTTGGGTTCGGGATGCAGTATTTCCGCCATTCAAAATGGCAAACCAATAGATACATCCATGGGTTTTACGCCGCTTGAAGGCTTGATGATGGCCACCAGAAGCGGAGATATCGATCCGGCCATTGTTTTTCATTTGAATAAAAAAGGTTATAAATTGCCCGCGATTGAAAAAATGTTAAATTTCGAATCGGGGTTTTACGGCGTCTCCGGTTTCAAGGACATGCGCGAAATTTTAGCTTCCGAAAAAAAGCCAGCCAAGCTCGCTTTGGACATGTTTGTTTACAGAATCAAAAAATACATAGGCGCGTACGCCGCTGTTTTGGGCAAAGTTGACGCCATTGCGTTCACCGCCGGAATCGGGGAAAGAAGCGGGCAAATCAGAAAATTGATAATATCGGGATTGCCGATCAAAGCAAAAGTGTTGGTAGTGCCGGCCAATGAGGAATTGATGATGGCTAAATTAATATGTTAG
- the pduL gene encoding phosphate propanoyltransferase, with the protein MKIEISARHLHLCQKDLEKLFGKGYKLEPGKELSQHGEFASSAKVTLVGPKRQLENVTVIGPVRVNTQVEISRTDAFFLGSEAPLRVSGDVAGSGAIKIIGPAGEAELKEGLIVAKRHVHLSESQATELGLKNGDIVKVKVGGDRALVFDQVVIRVKGNFDQSFQIDTDEGNAADLAPVGEGELIIE; encoded by the coding sequence ATGAAAATAGAAATCTCCGCCCGCCACTTGCATTTATGTCAAAAGGATTTGGAAAAATTATTCGGCAAGGGTTATAAATTGGAGCCGGGAAAAGAATTATCCCAGCACGGCGAATTCGCCAGTTCAGCCAAGGTGACTTTAGTCGGTCCGAAAAGGCAATTGGAAAACGTGACCGTGATCGGTCCGGTCAGAGTGAACACGCAAGTTGAAATTTCCAGAACGGACGCTTTTTTTCTCGGCAGCGAAGCCCCGCTCAGGGTTTCCGGAGATGTGGCCGGTTCCGGAGCCATCAAAATCATAGGTCCGGCGGGAGAAGCGGAGTTAAAGGAAGGTTTGATAGTGGCCAAGCGCCATGTTCATCTTTCCGAGTCGCAAGCTACGGAGCTTGGTTTAAAGAACGGCGATATTGTTAAGGTAAAAGTCGGCGGCGACCGCGCTTTGGTTTTTGACCAAGTTGTTATTCGCGTGAAAGGGAATTTCGACCAATCGTTTCAAATAGACACTGATGAAGGCAATGCGGCCGATTTGGCGCCGGTTGGAGAGGGAGAGCTTATAATTGAGTAA
- a CDS encoding GxxExxY protein — MPEFYYKDLSDKIIGIFFEVYNENDFGFRERYYEDIAYQMIMEKGIRVQRQYAINLLHKGKYSVRRRADFLIENKMLVELKVGKKIIKKHFDQLYEYLVATDLRLGLIILFNSEEVQVRRVVNDPEHQKKSQD, encoded by the coding sequence ATGCCAGAGTTTTATTATAAAGATTTGAGTGATAAGATAATTGGAATATTTTTTGAGGTTTATAATGAAAATGATTTTGGCTTCAGGGAAAGATATTATGAGGATATAGCTTATCAAATGATAATGGAGAAGGGCATTCGTGTCCAAAGGCAATATGCGATAAATTTATTGCATAAGGGGAAATACTCTGTCAGAAGGAGAGCGGATTTCTTGATAGAAAATAAAATGCTAGTTGAATTGAAAGTCGGAAAAAAAATAATAAAAAAACATTTTGATCAATTATATGAATATCTTGTGGCAACAGATTTGAGATTAGGCCTGATAATTTTATTTAATAGCGAAGAAGTTCAGGTTCGTCGAGTCGTAAATGATCCTGAGCATCAGAAAAAGTCACAAGATTAG
- a CDS encoding PfkB family carbohydrate kinase has product MKKYQVAVFGSLIKDIEFFSDEVFVIENKKDLTRQKMFAFEYGAKLPIDKVYYNFGGGAGNVSFGLNKLGIKVAPVGCVGDDSDQMLENFKKNGIDVSLILKNKKELTGFSFILGSKKFKDHVIFTHKGASANFSYSQTLLTEFKADYFYVAAQSQKNWEVELKKVFNKARKDASLIVWNPGQKQINRVSLMLPFLTQTEILIVNKDEAIQLVMTFFGKSSKLNNVKFLTNKLKQLGPIAVVVTEGAGGANLLDAAGKFYHLPAMGKNVVDTVGAGDAFGSGFLAGLIKYDHDAKKALDLGLKNSGAVVAKIGAQNGLLSK; this is encoded by the coding sequence ATGAAGAAATATCAGGTCGCCGTTTTTGGAAGTTTGATCAAAGACATCGAGTTTTTCAGCGACGAGGTTTTTGTCATTGAAAACAAAAAAGATTTGACGCGCCAGAAAATGTTCGCTTTCGAGTACGGCGCCAAACTGCCGATTGATAAGGTTTATTATAATTTCGGCGGGGGAGCGGGCAATGTTTCCTTTGGTTTGAATAAACTGGGGATCAAAGTCGCGCCGGTGGGCTGCGTGGGAGATGATTCCGATCAGATGCTTGAGAATTTCAAGAAAAACGGAATTGATGTTTCCTTGATTTTAAAAAATAAAAAAGAGCTGACCGGCTTTTCTTTTATTTTGGGTTCGAAAAAATTTAAAGATCACGTCATTTTCACTCACAAAGGCGCGAGCGCAAATTTTAGTTATTCTCAAACCCTGCTCACTGAATTCAAAGCCGATTATTTTTATGTCGCCGCTCAAAGCCAGAAAAATTGGGAAGTTGAATTAAAAAAAGTTTTTAACAAAGCCAGAAAGGACGCTTCGCTTATCGTTTGGAACCCCGGACAAAAGCAAATTAATCGGGTTTCTTTGATGTTGCCGTTTTTAACGCAGACAGAAATTTTGATTGTAAATAAAGACGAAGCAATACAACTGGTCATGACTTTTTTTGGAAAAAGTTCGAAATTAAACAACGTGAAATTTCTAACGAATAAATTAAAGCAACTCGGCCCGATCGCCGTGGTGGTGACCGAAGGCGCCGGCGGCGCCAATCTTTTGGACGCGGCGGGCAAGTTTTATCATCTGCCGGCCATGGGAAAAAACGTCGTGGACACAGTCGGCGCTGGCGATGCTTTCGGCTCGGGTTTTTTGGCCGGATTGATAAAATACGATCATGACGCGAAAAAAGCTTTGGATTTGGGATTGAAAAACAGCGGAGCAGTGGTGGCGAAGATCGGGGCGCAGAACGGACTTTTAAGTAAATAA
- a CDS encoding glycine--tRNA ligase yields the protein MDTMEKLVSLCKRRGFVYPGSEIYGGLAGTYSYGPYGVELKKNIKNLWWKTFVHNRPDIVGIDGPILLHPKLWEASGHTKGFNDALVDCKKCKHRFRADHLVEDATGLDLEGDLKKMNEVLKKGKIKCPVCGSIDWTEARGFNMMFKTEMNNVSDEAESVVYLRPETAGAIFIDFKNVLDSSRVKIPFGIAQIGKSFRNEIVAGNFIFRLREFEIMEIEYFISPKDKWKKMFDTWLDDQESFALSLGADKKDLRRREHPKEKLCHYSKKTVDIEYNYPFGFNELFGLANRTDFDLTSHAKATGQKLEYTDPGTGEKYIPHVIEPTFGLERSILLALLSAYNEEKLDDGERVVMKFPISLAPIKVAVFPLLKNKPKLVEKAREVYDSLRKNWLVEFDDNGNIGKRYRRQDEIGTPYCVTIDFDTIEKDDSVTVRDRDSMKQERVKVGELKDYLSEKLK from the coding sequence ATGGATACAATGGAAAAATTAGTCAGCTTGTGCAAACGTCGAGGCTTCGTCTATCCCGGTTCGGAAATTTATGGAGGTTTGGCCGGAACTTATAGCTACGGGCCTTACGGCGTTGAGCTGAAAAAAAACATTAAAAATTTGTGGTGGAAAACGTTTGTTCACAATAGACCCGACATCGTGGGAATTGACGGTCCCATTTTATTGCATCCCAAATTATGGGAAGCTTCCGGGCATACCAAAGGCTTCAACGACGCTTTGGTGGATTGCAAAAAATGCAAACATAGATTTCGCGCGGATCATTTGGTCGAAGACGCGACCGGGCTTGATTTGGAAGGCGATTTGAAGAAAATGAACGAAGTTTTGAAAAAAGGAAAGATAAAGTGTCCGGTGTGCGGGTCAATTGATTGGACGGAAGCGCGCGGGTTTAACATGATGTTCAAAACGGAAATGAACAATGTCAGCGACGAAGCTGAAAGTGTTGTTTATTTGCGCCCGGAAACAGCCGGCGCTATTTTTATTGATTTTAAAAATGTTTTGGATTCGTCCAGGGTTAAAATTCCTTTCGGCATCGCCCAGATCGGTAAATCTTTTCGCAATGAGATCGTAGCCGGCAATTTTATATTTAGGTTAAGGGAATTTGAAATAATGGAGATCGAATACTTCATTTCTCCCAAAGACAAATGGAAAAAGATGTTTGATACTTGGCTGGACGATCAGGAATCTTTCGCTTTGAGTCTGGGAGCGGATAAAAAAGATTTGCGTCGTCGCGAACATCCGAAGGAAAAATTGTGTCATTATTCCAAAAAGACGGTTGATATTGAATATAATTATCCGTTTGGTTTCAACGAGCTTTTCGGTTTGGCTAATCGAACCGATTTTGATTTGACCAGTCACGCCAAAGCCACCGGTCAAAAATTGGAATATACGGATCCGGGAACCGGAGAAAAATATATTCCGCACGTGATTGAGCCCACTTTCGGTTTGGAAAGAAGTATTTTGCTTGCGTTGCTGTCAGCGTACAATGAAGAAAAACTTGATGATGGCGAACGAGTGGTGATGAAATTTCCAATATCGCTGGCGCCGATCAAAGTGGCCGTGTTTCCGTTGCTTAAAAACAAACCCAAGCTGGTTGAAAAAGCCAGAGAAGTTTATGATTCCTTGAGAAAAAATTGGCTGGTTGAATTTGACGACAACGGCAATATCGGCAAACGTTACCGACGACAAGACGAAATCGGCACGCCGTATTGCGTGACCATTGATTTTGACACCATTGAAAAAGATGATTCGGTGACGGTCAGAGATCGGGATTCGATGAAGCAGGAGAGAGTGAAGGTTGGAGAGTTGAAAGATTATTTAAGCGAAAAGTTAAAATAA
- the frr gene encoding ribosome recycling factor, whose amino-acid sequence MNEFISKFKEAFENSMDFFREELSKIRTGRANPAMVEGLFADAYGAPTPLKQLASISVPEARSLRIEPWDKTLLKSIEKAISEANLGVSTSIDDTVVRVVFPQMTEESRKNLVKLLGEKLETAKISVRQLRDKVKEEIEKAFKASELTEDNRYAYREELDKHVEALNKNLEEMAEKKRKEIMTI is encoded by the coding sequence ATGAATGAATTTATAAGCAAATTTAAAGAGGCTTTTGAAAATTCCATGGATTTTTTTCGAGAGGAATTATCGAAAATCAGAACCGGTCGAGCCAATCCGGCCATGGTCGAGGGGCTTTTCGCGGACGCCTATGGCGCGCCCACGCCATTGAAGCAATTGGCCAGCATTTCCGTGCCCGAAGCTCGGTCGCTTAGAATCGAGCCCTGGGATAAAACATTGCTCAAAAGCATTGAAAAGGCCATTTCTGAGGCGAATTTGGGCGTTAGCACTTCAATAGACGATACGGTGGTGCGCGTCGTCTTTCCGCAAATGACCGAGGAGTCAAGGAAAAATCTCGTTAAACTTTTGGGCGAGAAATTGGAAACCGCCAAAATCAGCGTCAGGCAATTGAGAGACAAGGTGAAAGAAGAAATTGAAAAAGCGTTTAAAGCTTCTGAACTCACCGAAGACAATCGCTACGCTTATCGCGAGGAACTGGATAAACACGTGGAAGCGTTAAACAAAAACCTGGAAGAAATGGCGGAGAAGAAGAGGAAGGAAATAATGACTATATAG
- the holB gene encoding DNA polymerase III subunit delta', which yields MKDLEFDWPILGQEKIKKFLQKSVKNESFTHAYLFYGPNNVGKTLTAKLFAKTLLCENYKKFREGASDSKLKVPCNQCSHCRQFEKNIHPDVNFLERELNSEGDDSKTQISIKQVQGLQDKISKRAFLNSYKIVLVPQADSLNEKASNSLLKTLEEPAQKTVIILIARSKNNLLDTIVSRCQSFSFSAVSKADIYDYLLGQSASRDQAKIFSRLALGRPTRAMRLLSNGDQYSALQDNQAGFLRALCGGVKEKFFFADEFSQKKKDDLLSDANEWSIVLRDLLLTEMGAAEKISNIHLADDLLKLRGRFSCDHLTALLFGVESLRQDIIKNINIKLSLENFFLKA from the coding sequence ATGAAAGACTTGGAATTCGACTGGCCGATTTTGGGTCAGGAGAAAATCAAAAAGTTTTTGCAAAAGAGCGTGAAAAATGAGTCTTTTACTCACGCGTATTTGTTTTACGGTCCCAATAATGTGGGCAAAACCTTGACCGCCAAGCTTTTCGCCAAAACATTACTTTGCGAAAATTATAAGAAATTCAGAGAAGGAGCTTCGGATTCTAAATTGAAGGTTCCTTGCAATCAATGTTCCCATTGCCGGCAATTCGAGAAAAACATTCATCCGGACGTAAATTTTTTGGAAAGGGAATTGAACAGCGAGGGCGATGATTCGAAAACGCAGATTTCGATCAAGCAAGTGCAAGGTTTGCAGGATAAAATAAGTAAAAGAGCGTTTCTAAATTCATATAAAATCGTGCTGGTTCCGCAGGCGGATTCTTTGAATGAAAAGGCGAGCAACAGCTTGTTAAAGACGCTGGAGGAACCGGCGCAAAAGACGGTGATTATTTTAATCGCCCGATCAAAGAACAATCTTTTGGACACGATCGTGTCCAGATGCCAATCGTTTTCTTTCTCGGCCGTGTCCAAAGCGGACATATACGATTATTTGCTCGGACAAAGCGCGTCGAGAGATCAGGCGAAAATATTTTCGAGGTTGGCGCTCGGCCGGCCGACCAGGGCGATGAGACTTTTGTCGAACGGCGACCAATATTCGGCGCTCCAAGACAATCAGGCCGGTTTTTTGCGCGCGCTTTGCGGTGGCGTCAAGGAAAAGTTTTTTTTCGCGGATGAATTCAGCCAAAAGAAAAAAGATGATTTGCTAAGCGACGCCAATGAATGGTCGATTGTGCTCAGGGATTTGCTCTTGACGGAAATGGGCGCGGCGGAAAAAATTTCCAACATTCATTTGGCCGATGATTTGCTCAAGTTGCGCGGCAGGTTTTCTTGCGATCATTTGACGGCGCTGCTATTCGGAGTGGAATCTTTAAGGCAAGATATTATTAAAAATATAAATATAAAATTAAGTTTAGAAAACTTTTTTCTAAAAGCATGA
- a CDS encoding NUDIX domain-containing protein, translating to MKMLKTIYQRAREREALPRDDYKVIKASRTVIFDEEFKVALLYVGKYDYHKLPGGGIEGNETPIETLKRECLEEVGCEIKNIKELGIIKEYRDNVKEISTSYCYVAVVDGNKGKTSFTDKEIAFGFKLLWVNFEQAIELFENDTTDDQIGKMILQRDLTILKESKNFL from the coding sequence ATGAAAATGCTGAAAACAATTTATCAAAGAGCTAGGGAAAGGGAGGCCTTGCCAAGGGACGATTATAAAGTAATAAAAGCTTCCAGAACCGTAATTTTTGATGAAGAATTCAAGGTGGCTTTGCTTTATGTGGGGAAATATGATTATCATAAATTGCCGGGTGGCGGAATTGAGGGAAATGAAACACCTATTGAAACCTTAAAGAGAGAATGCCTGGAAGAAGTCGGATGTGAAATAAAGAATATTAAAGAGTTGGGAATTATTAAGGAGTACCGTGACAATGTTAAAGAAATCTCCACTTCTTATTGTTATGTGGCCGTTGTTGATGGAAATAAAGGAAAAACATCCTTTACAGATAAAGAAATAGCATTCGGTTTTAAATTGCTCTGGGTTAATTTTGAGCAAGCTATTGAATTATTTGAAAATGATACAACAGACGATCAAATCGGAAAGATGATCTTACAGAGAGATTTGACAATATTAAAAGAGTCCAAAAATTTTTTATAA
- a CDS encoding glycosyltransferase family 1 protein produces the protein MLIGIDASRANKPNKTGTEWYSYHLIQWFKKLDKENRYFLYTNVPLKDGLENCPENFEEKILNWPPGRLWTQFRLSYEMLVTRLRDFCTRLYRLQDVRDKTGKEPDRLFVSAHVIPLFHPKKTVVTMHDIGFERFPKIYPWYDIVYHKYALRFAKFSAWKIITISEFSKKEIMDVFKIPAEKIKVVYNGFDAGNYKIYPAEEIESIKLKYGLNSPYFIFTGRLEEKKNTPFLVECFAEFKKSRPECKLVLVGNTKTGSGFVTHGFERVKENIEKFGLQKDVITPGWVGVEDLSKLTAGARALVFPSLYEGFGIPPLEAMACGCPVICSNTTSLPEVAGDAALLIDPKSKEEIVRAMNKIDADENLRKELIAKGFENIKRFSWEKCARETLEVILGD, from the coding sequence ATGTTAATTGGCATCGACGCTTCTCGGGCCAATAAGCCCAATAAAACGGGTACCGAGTGGTATTCATATCATTTGATTCAGTGGTTTAAAAAATTGGATAAAGAAAACCGCTATTTTTTATATACCAATGTTCCGCTAAAAGATGGGCTGGAAAACTGTCCTGAAAATTTTGAGGAGAAAATTTTGAATTGGCCGCCGGGCAGATTGTGGACGCAGTTTCGGTTGTCTTATGAAATGTTGGTTACGAGATTACGAGATTTTTGTACAAGATTATACAGATTACAAGATGTACGAGATAAAACAGGAAAGGAGCCTGATAGGCTGTTCGTGTCCGCGCATGTCATTCCTCTTTTTCATCCGAAGAAAACCGTGGTGACCATGCATGATATAGGCTTTGAGCGCTTTCCGAAAATTTATCCTTGGTACGATATTGTCTATCATAAATACGCTCTTCGTTTCGCCAAATTTTCTGCTTGGAAAATAATCACCATTTCCGAATTTTCCAAAAAAGAAATAATGGATGTTTTTAAAATTCCGGCTGAAAAAATAAAAGTGGTTTATAACGGATTTGACGCCGGCAATTATAAAATTTATCCGGCTGAAGAAATCGAATCAATCAAATTAAAATACGGTTTGAATTCACCTTATTTCATTTTTACGGGCAGACTGGAAGAAAAAAAGAACACGCCGTTTTTGGTGGAATGTTTCGCTGAATTCAAAAAATCGCGACCGGAGTGCAAGTTGGTTTTAGTTGGCAATACAAAAACCGGTTCCGGGTTCGTGACGCACGGTTTTGAGCGCGTCAAAGAAAACATTGAAAAGTTCGGCTTGCAAAAAGACGTTATCACGCCGGGCTGGGTGGGCGTCGAGGACTTGTCAAAATTAACGGCCGGCGCGAGAGCCTTGGTTTTTCCGAGTTTGTATGAAGGATTCGGCATTCCGCCGCTGGAAGCCATGGCCTGCGGCTGCCCGGTGATTTGTTCCAATACGACCAGTTTGCCCGAAGTGGCGGGAGACGCGGCTTTATTGATCGATCCGAAAAGCAAAGAAGAAATTGTCCGAGCCATGAACAAAATTGACGCTGATGAAAATTTAAGAAAAGAATTGATCGCCAAAGGTTTTGAAAATATAAAGAGATTTTCATGGGAAAAATGCGCTCGCGAGACGTTGGAAGTGATTTTGGGCGATTAA
- a CDS encoding rod shape-determining protein: MFIKKIGIDLGTTYTLVHLPKKGIVINEPSVVAISVTDKKILAVGDEAKEMLGRTPDTIVACRPLKDGVIADYKITEAMLRYFINKALGGIKIFRPEVMVAVPAGITSTERRAVIDATITAGARAAYIIKEPIAAAIGANIPIGSASGHMIIDIGGGTSEVAVISLGGIVTSKSVRIGGNKFDQAIADYTRKKYNLAIGERTAEAIKIEIGSAMYQEGPPTMDVRGRDMITGLPKTIIMNSNDVTEALQKELDGIINSTKEVLHITPPELSADVIDKGIIMSGGSSLLRNIDRLISKAIGVPVYIADDALLCVAKGTGVALDNLDLYKRSILATR; encoded by the coding sequence ATGTTTATAAAAAAAATCGGCATTGATTTGGGGACAACTTACACGCTGGTGCATTTGCCCAAAAAAGGGATCGTGATCAACGAGCCCTCTGTTGTGGCGATTTCAGTGACCGATAAAAAAATATTGGCTGTCGGCGATGAGGCCAAGGAAATGCTCGGTCGCACGCCCGACACCATTGTCGCCTGCCGGCCGTTAAAAGACGGAGTAATAGCCGATTACAAAATAACCGAAGCCATGCTCAGATACTTCATAAATAAAGCGTTGGGCGGTATTAAAATTTTCAGGCCCGAGGTCATGGTGGCCGTGCCGGCCGGTATCACTTCGACTGAAAGAAGAGCGGTGATCGACGCCACCATCACGGCGGGCGCGCGAGCCGCTTACATTATCAAAGAACCGATCGCGGCCGCCATCGGCGCCAATATCCCGATAGGCAGCGCTTCCGGACACATGATTATCGATATCGGCGGCGGCACTTCCGAAGTCGCCGTTATTTCTTTGGGAGGCATTGTCACTTCAAAATCAGTTAGAATCGGCGGAAATAAATTCGATCAAGCCATTGCCGACTACACTCGGAAAAAATACAATCTGGCCATCGGTGAACGGACTGCGGAGGCGATAAAGATAGAAATCGGTTCGGCCATGTATCAAGAAGGTCCGCCGACCATGGATGTTCGCGGCCGGGACATGATCACGGGGCTGCCGAAGACCATTATAATGAATTCCAATGACGTGACCGAAGCTTTGCAAAAAGAACTGGACGGCATTATCAATTCCACCAAGGAAGTTTTGCACATCACGCCGCCGGAATTATCGGCTGACGTGATCGATAAAGGCATCATCATGTCCGGCGGCAGCAGCTTGCTCCGAAATATAGATCGCTTGATTTCCAAAGCCATCGGCGTGCCGGTCTATATCGCCGACGACGCGCTACTTTGCGTGGCCAAAGGCACGGGCGTGGCTTTGGATAATTTGGATTTGTATAAAAGATCAATACTTGCGACCAGGTAA
- a CDS encoding magnesium transporter CorA family protein, whose protein sequence is MANKYPTLKNSAGLTWLKIKKPRKKEIEYLQNNYHFSMVHLNDCLPPLQRPRLIEHDDYLFMILTFPVYQAKSRKIVPLEVDFFISQNYLITCQETDFLPLDRLFEQYRKDKKLPSALGSSPGSLLYEILNDSIDNAFPMLNHISNDIETLEDKIFLTKKFKENVIHDILIARRNIVSFKKSIQAHKAVIRKMVDKSTKFFPTKRLETYFTNVVDDLKEIWDTLDNYGGTISAIFESNESIYSDRLNSIIKTLTIFSVIVFPLTLLAAIFGMNTTMPLVDTPYGFYKIVGLMASGTLIMLTIFKKKHWL, encoded by the coding sequence ATGGCGAACAAATATCCCACGCTTAAAAATTCCGCGGGACTGACCTGGCTCAAAATAAAAAAACCGAGAAAAAAAGAAATCGAGTATTTGCAAAACAACTACCATTTTTCAATGGTGCATTTAAACGATTGCCTGCCTCCGCTGCAACGGCCGAGACTGATCGAACACGACGATTATCTGTTCATGATTTTGACTTTCCCCGTCTATCAAGCCAAGTCAAGAAAGATAGTGCCTCTAGAAGTGGATTTTTTTATCAGTCAAAATTATTTGATCACCTGCCAGGAAACCGATTTTTTACCGCTTGATCGATTGTTCGAGCAATATCGAAAAGACAAAAAATTACCCTCGGCTTTGGGGTCGTCCCCAGGATCTCTTTTATATGAAATACTTAACGATTCCATCGACAACGCTTTCCCCATGCTCAATCATATCAGCAATGACATTGAAACGCTTGAGGACAAAATATTTTTAACTAAAAAATTCAAAGAAAACGTCATTCACGATATTTTGATTGCCAGAAGAAATATCGTCAGTTTCAAAAAATCGATTCAAGCTCACAAGGCGGTCATCAGAAAAATGGTGGATAAATCGACCAAATTTTTTCCGACCAAACGGCTGGAGACGTACTTCACCAACGTGGTTGACGATCTGAAAGAAATTTGGGACACGCTGGACAATTACGGTGGCACCATTTCCGCCATTTTCGAAAGCAATGAATCCATTTATTCCGACAGATTGAATTCAATCATCAAAACTTTGACCATTTTCTCGGTAATCGTCTTCCCGCTGACCCTTTTGGCCGCGATTTTCGGCATGAACACGACCATGCCCCTGGTAGACACGCCCTACGGCTTTTATAAAATTGTGGGCTTGATGGCGTCAGGAACACTTATCATGCTGACCATTTTTAAAAAGAAGCACTGGCTCTAA
- a CDS encoding GxxExxY protein, translating into MTEILYKDLSYVLNGIFFDVYNTIGYGKREKAYCQAIIKALYNNKIKFLYQFKVPLIYHEHKIGNRYADFFIDDKIIVEIKVGKTTSSDFNQIKEYLNVSGLKLGLLVAFKKEEVKIYRVLNLY; encoded by the coding sequence ATGACGGAGATCCTGTATAAAGATTTAAGTTATGTATTAAATGGCATCTTCTTTGACGTCTATAACACAATCGGTTACGGAAAACGGGAAAAGGCCTATTGCCAAGCGATCATAAAAGCTTTATACAATAATAAAATAAAGTTCCTCTATCAATTCAAAGTCCCTTTAATTTATCATGAACATAAAATCGGCAATAGATATGCGGATTTTTTTATTGATGATAAAATTATTGTCGAAATCAAAGTTGGAAAAACAACTTCATCTGATTTCAATCAAATAAAAGAATACCTGAACGTATCCGGATTAAAATTAGGATTATTAGTTGCATTCAAAAAAGAAGAAGTGAAAATATATAGAGTCCTCAATTTATATTAA